A stretch of the Schistocerca serialis cubense isolate TAMUIC-IGC-003099 chromosome 2, iqSchSeri2.2, whole genome shotgun sequence genome encodes the following:
- the LOC126458637 gene encoding molybdenum cofactor biosynthesis protein 1-like — MVDVGSKLVAERTAIARAKVFVGPKLMKLVRENGLKKGDVLSVACLAGIVGAKQTSSLIPLCHNISLSSVAVDIELDSALNCVIITGMAKCRGQTGVEMEALTAVSVSALTVYDMCKAVSHDIVISEIRLLAKSGGTRGDFHRT; from the coding sequence ATGGTCGACGTGGGTTCGAAGCTGGTGGCAGAACGGACTGCTATAGCAcgagcaaaggtttttgtgggacccaaactgatgaaactcgtacgagaaaatggcctgaagaaaggtgacgtacttagcgttgcttgcctggcgggaattgtgggggccaagcagacgtccagccttatccctctgtgtcataacatatctttatcctctgtggctgtggacattgaactggactctgctctcaactgtgtgattataactggcatggcaaagtgtagagggcagacgggcgtggagatggaagctctcactgctgtatcggtgtctgccttaacagtgtacgatatgtgcaaagctgtgagtcatgacattgtgatatctgaaataaggcttctggccaaaagtgggggaactagaggagacttccaccggacatga